The Sporosarcina ureae genome includes a region encoding these proteins:
- a CDS encoding LysR family transcriptional regulator, giving the protein MSTIELDIIKALAEEGNMRKASERLHLSQPALSQRLQTIEKEWGMQLFIRSQKGLEPTPAGEHVISYAQESLAKKDETMELIASLEDKVHGTLKIACASIIGQTWLPQVLKDYVALYPDAKISLMTGWSSEISKALYEGEAHIGIVRGQTDWKSNRVYLFRDQLYLVDSEISTIDELKDTNRHFIQYKSDSNYYMEIQRWWNKHFNQNPSRQIIVDQIEMCKQLALKGIGYAILPSITLSGDEKVNLIPLLNSEEEFELTRDTWLIGYGSTFELKQVKAFVEIVQDYAELLRKDQ; this is encoded by the coding sequence ATGTCAACCATTGAACTGGATATTATTAAAGCGTTGGCTGAAGAAGGTAATATGCGTAAAGCATCAGAGCGTCTTCACTTGTCACAGCCTGCTTTGTCACAGCGCCTTCAGACGATTGAAAAAGAGTGGGGGATGCAGTTGTTCATCCGTTCACAAAAAGGCCTAGAACCGACGCCAGCGGGTGAACACGTCATCAGCTACGCACAGGAATCATTGGCAAAGAAAGACGAGACGATGGAATTGATCGCCTCACTTGAAGATAAAGTACATGGGACATTGAAGATTGCTTGCGCCTCTATAATTGGTCAGACTTGGCTGCCTCAAGTATTGAAAGACTATGTAGCGCTATATCCAGATGCCAAAATTTCTTTGATGACGGGATGGAGTTCAGAAATCTCCAAAGCTTTGTACGAAGGGGAAGCACATATCGGTATTGTTAGAGGGCAAACAGATTGGAAAAGTAATCGTGTCTACTTATTTCGTGATCAGTTATATTTAGTGGATTCTGAAATCTCAACCATTGATGAATTAAAAGACACCAACCGACACTTCATTCAATATAAAAGTGATTCGAACTACTACATGGAAATACAACGCTGGTGGAATAAGCATTTCAATCAAAATCCAAGTCGCCAGATCATAGTAGATCAGATTGAAATGTGCAAGCAGCTCGCGTTAAAAGGGATCGGCTATGCCATACTGCCTTCCATCACATTGTCAGGGGATGAGAAAGTCAATCTGATTCCGCTGCTAAATAGTGAAGAAGAGTTTGAGCTGACACGTGATACATGGTTGATTGGATATGGTTCCACATTTGAATTGAAGCAAGTGAAAGCATTTGTAGAGATTGTGCAGGATTACGCAGAGTTATTAAGGAAAGATCAATAA